From a region of the Salvelinus namaycush isolate Seneca chromosome 40, SaNama_1.0, whole genome shotgun sequence genome:
- the LOC120033624 gene encoding chloride channel CLIC-like protein 1, producing the protein MSTSAVTMFIIIAAVCSLLLVAQGQMDDEEWIDPYDMLNYDPSTKTMRKPAEVSQLPSCNLVFKQFLTKLLKEIEKFGLPSDFQNDLYYDAKVRLSRQALAEIWKLLEGRDTCGMEDLDDALSQILVDLKPHELEASRWHFEDTFGVEIDTVMKVFVCVVMMVVIICSELWSTVSWFVQFKRIFAIFFLIGLVWFCFFLHKIDFAVDAKCTGKIDWWDLNDWYRGAMTLQDGLCTMYNKVLNVTPIRLIPQAKKHFGQRISELLVAINDLPVTRDIPVLLIVLSILVFMYCRCQAAIKHGITRLLRIGRPRDPPPPAMDQPEPQAHLRGTNHDPLAGGEAPQCSPPRNVETLRNDDRPFSNVQEEIQQEPVVAGATTEGNDSQEAKPSPAKAKPNERDVTSASKVATDGESKQLAERQPSPTTQGNNTQEKSSEEKISSISGQHGETDGVPVQETEPSSLAL; encoded by the exons ATGTCAACAAGTGCTGTCACGATGTTCATCATCATTGCTGCTGTATGCAGCCTGTTGCTCGTTGCTCAAGGGCAGATGGATGATGAGGAATGGATAGATCCCTATGATATGTTGAACTACGACCCAAGCACAAAGACCATGAGAAAGCCTGCTGAG GTTTCACAGCTGCCTTCATGCAATCTGGTGTTCAAGCAATTCCTCACCAAGCTTCTGAAGGAGATTGAAAAATTTGGCCTG CCCAGTGATTTCCAGAATGATCTCTACTACGACGCCAAAGTAAGACTGTCTCGGCAAGCGTTGGCAGAGATCTGGAAGCTTCTGGAGGGAAGGGACACCTGTGGAATGGAGGATCTGGACGATGCCCTCAGCCAGATCCTGGTGGATCTCAAACCACATGAACTCGAGGCCTCGAGATGGCACTTTGAGGACACCTTTGGTGTAGAGATCGACACAGTCATGAAG gTGTTTGTTTGTGTCGTAATGATGGTGGTCATCATCTGCAGCGAGCTGTGGTCTACAGTCTCCTGGTTTGTCCAGTTCAAGCGAATCTTCGCCATCTTCTTTCTCATCGGTCTGGTGTGGTTTTGCTTCTTCCTCCACAAG ATTGACTTTGCCGTCGACGCGAAATGCACCGGGAAAATTGACTGGTGGGACTTAAATG ATTGGTACAGAGGTGCCATGACTCTCCAGGATGGTCTCTGTACGATGTACAACAAAGTCCTCAACGTCACCCCAATCCGTCTCATACCCCAAGCTAAG AAGCACTTTGGCCAGAGGATCAGCGAGTTGCTCGTAGCCATCAATGACCTGCCGGTCACCCGGGATATCCCTGTGCTCCTCATCGTGCTTTCCATCCTg GTGTTTATGTACTGTAGATGCCAGGCAGCCATCAAGCACGGCATTACGAGACTGCTGCGCATCGGCAGGCCCAGGGACCCCCCTCCTCCAGCCATGGACCAGCCCGAGCCCCAGGCCCATCTGAGAGGTACAAACCACGACCCACTGGCAGGGGGGGAGGCCCCTCAATGCTCCCCTCCCAGGAACGTGGAGACCCTGAGGAACGACGACCGGCCGTTTAGCAACGTCCAGGAAGAGATACAACAAGAACCAGTTGTAGCTGGGGCCACAACTGAAGGCAATGACTCACAAGAAGCTAAACCCTCTCCAGCTAAAGCCAAACCCAATGAGAGGGACGTGACGTCTGCATCTAAGGTGGCTACTGACGGGGAGTCTAAGCAGCTGGCCGAGAGGCAGCCCTCACCAACTACACAAGGGAATAAT ACGCAGGAGAAGTCATCAGAAGAGAAGATTTCATCTATCTCAGGGCAGCATGGTGAAACTGATGGGGTGCCTGTACAAGAGACTGAACCATCGTCGCTAGCACTATAG